The genomic stretch TAAATTCCTTTTTACAACTCCACTTTCTTATAAACAGAGAGTGGAGTTTTTTTAGTTGGATGTTTTGTAAACTTTTTACTTGTTCTGTGCCTCACAGAACAGCAAATATCTATTTATGCTCAGTACTTTAACAAAGTATGATGAGCATTTGTATTTTATGTTTGGTACAGACTATCGTCGGTCAGACACCGACAATGAAGAAATAGACACAATTTATTTTTGCTAAATCACTAACAGTCAGACCTATACAAAATCGTTATAACCTGTATTGAGCAAAGAAATTAGATATACATTTGAATTGGTAATTATTTTTTATTTATATTGTAAACACTATTAGTTATTTATTAAATTAATAGTGTTTTTTTATATAAAACAAAGTGTATTTCCAAGTTTTGTCCAAATTTTAGACTATTGAATAATTTTGGCTTTTCAAAAACTAAATAAATGAACATCACACAAATAGAAAACAATCTTACCAAACTGATAAAAAACTTCAAGAAAGAATCTTTCATTTATCAACTGCTTTTGGCATATAATTTACCCAAAGCCACCATCACAAGGCTAAAAAAAGGAACTGCCAACCTTTCCAAAATAGAAGGCGAAATATCCCTCAAAAAAAAGCTCTTTTTTAAAGAAATCTATAACCAAGACTTACACCTTGCTATCAGTAATCTAGCAAAAGAAATCAAGCACGACCAACGTTTTGTTATCGTTACAGATTATGATACTTTTTTGGCAAAAGACACCAAAACAAATGCAACACTTGATATTCAATTAAAAGAACTTCCAAAACACTACGATTTTTTCTTGCCGTGGGCAGGAATGGAAAAAGCACAACTCCAAAACGAAAACCCTGCTGATGTAAAAGCTGCTGTCAAGATGGCAAAGCTCTTCGATGAAATAAAGAAAGATAATGAAGATACTTCCACAGAATTTATTCAAGAACTCAATGTGTTTCTTTCAAGATTACTTTTTTGCTTTTTTGCAGAAGACACCAATATTTTTCAAGACAATCAGTTTACAAATGCCATTGCTTCGCACACCCAAACCGACGGAAGCGACCTAAACAACTATTTGGATAAGCTCTTTGAGGTGCTAAATACTCCTCAAAACAATAGAAAAGAGTTGCCTGCCTACCTAGATGCTTTTCCGTATGTCAATGGTGGTTTGTTTGCCAAAAAACATAAAGTTCCTAAGTTTTCGGCAGCTTCAAGAAAAACACTTTTAGAAAGTGGAAACCAAGACTGGTCGGCTATCAACCCAGATATTTTTGGTTCGATGTTTCAAGCTGTCATTTCAGAAGACCAACGAGGAAGCCTAGGGCAACACTACACTTCTGTTCCCAATATTATGAAAGTCATTGAGCCTTTATTTCTAAATGAGCTCAAAGAAGAATTTGAAAAGGCGAAAGGAAACGATAAAAAACTTAGTGCGCTCTTGAAAAGACTGCAAAGCATAAAAATATTTGACCCTGCTTGTGGAAGTGGTAATTTTCTGATTATTGCCTACAAAGAACTCCGAAAACTAGAAATGGAGATTTTTAAAGAAACCAAAACACTCGCTCTCTCTCAAATCTCACTCTCTAATTTTTATGGAATAGAACTAGACGATTTTGCTCAAGAAATTGCTATTCTTGCCCTTTGGCTGACCAAACACCAAATGGATGTAGTTTTCTTTAAAGAATTTGGAAAAACCAACCCCACGCTTCCCCTCACAGAAGCTGGAAATATCGTACAAGGAAACGCCTGCCGATTAGACTGGGAAAAAGTCTGTCCGAAAA from Bernardetia sp. encodes the following:
- a CDS encoding class I SAM-dependent DNA methyltransferase — protein: MNITQIENNLTKLIKNFKKESFIYQLLLAYNLPKATITRLKKGTANLSKIEGEISLKKKLFFKEIYNQDLHLAISNLAKEIKHDQRFVIVTDYDTFLAKDTKTNATLDIQLKELPKHYDFFLPWAGMEKAQLQNENPADVKAAVKMAKLFDEIKKDNEDTSTEFIQELNVFLSRLLFCFFAEDTNIFQDNQFTNAIASHTQTDGSDLNNYLDKLFEVLNTPQNNRKELPAYLDAFPYVNGGLFAKKHKVPKFSAASRKTLLESGNQDWSAINPDIFGSMFQAVISEDQRGSLGQHYTSVPNIMKVIEPLFLNELKEEFEKAKGNDKKLSALLKRLQSIKIFDPACGSGNFLIIAYKELRKLEMEIFKETKTLALSQISLSNFYGIELDDFAQEIAILALWLTKHQMDVVFFKEFGKTNPTLPLTEAGNIVQGNACRLDWEKVCPKKENDEIYILGNPPYLGYSVQNSSQKEDMSIVFKSIKKEYKSLDYISCWFYKGANFIHKTNSQCAFVSTNSICQGEQVALLWSHILAISIEIGFAYTSFKWINNAKHNAGVICVIVGLRNKCNKQKYIYEKGIGQSVQNISPYLTRGNDLFVEKRSNPLSPLPKIGYGSSALDGGSLILSTEEKEKLILNYPEAAIYVLRIMGSQELIKGIDRWCLWIEDSQIENVNKIPPIKDRILQVENFRKKLVIFG